The DNA region GCTTATTTTTCAAGAAACCTGTGAAGAAGAAAAATATAACCCCACATGTCTGTTTTATAATACCTGCCTACAACGAAGAGCGGTTAATCGAAATGAAGATACAAAACACACTTGAGCTCGACTATCCGGCAGACAAGCTTGAGATTGTCATCGTTTCTGATGCAAGCAGCGATAGAACGGATGAAATCGTCAGAAAGCATTCTCATAAGAATAAAAGAATAAAGCTTTTAAGACAACAGTGCCGCCAGGGAAGAACTAATGCCATCAATCTTGCCTTTGAAAAAAACAAAACTGAAATATTCGCGATCTCGGATGCGGATATTATGCTTAAGAAAACAGCTCTGACCGAATTAGTAGCCAATTTCACGGATCCGACTGTCGGAGCGGCAACGGCAAGATTTATAGGATTGGAAACGGGCCCGAAAGCAGGAAATCATAATTATTGGGGTTACGAACAATTGATGCGCCATCTCGAAAGTTCAATTTTTTCAGTATCTTTTATCTCAGGAGCCCTTAACGCCTTACGCAGCGAGCATGTCGGTAAATCACCGCCAGATGTCACACACGATCACTACACGCCGGCATACATTGCTCAAAAAGGTCTAAGAACCATTTATGAACCTCTCGCTATCGCGTATGAAACATACGAAAGGTCTCACCGTAAAGAATTCGCAATTGGCGAACGAACATTGTTAATGGGTATTAACTTCATGCGAGATTTTCCTCGTATTCTCGACGTGTGCAGACATCCTTGGTTTATATTCAATCTACTTTTCCGAAAGATTCTGCGATGGTTCTCGCCTTTGTTTTTGCTTATATCGTGGATAGCTTCGCTATTTATAATCACCGAGCCATGCCCTCTTGCGTACATTATCCTGACAGGTCTTGGACTTTTATTTATGGTTTTGTATGTTGCA from bacterium includes:
- a CDS encoding glycosyltransferase — protein: MIETICRIVFWVCIGLYAYILIGHGLLLAFLSLFFKKPVKKKNITPHVCFIIPAYNEERLIEMKIQNTLELDYPADKLEIVIVSDASSDRTDEIVRKHSHKNKRIKLLRQQCRQGRTNAINLAFEKNKTEIFAISDADIMLKKTALTELVANFTDPTVGAATARFIGLETGPKAGNHNYWGYEQLMRHLESSIFSVSFISGALNALRSEHVGKSPPDVTHDHYTPAYIAQKGLRTIYEPLAIAYETYERSHRKEFAIGERTLLMGINFMRDFPRILDVCRHPWFIFNLLFRKILRWFSPLFLLISWIASLFIITEPCPLAYIILTGLGLLFMVLYVA